The proteins below are encoded in one region of Thermodesulfobacteriota bacterium:
- the gltX gene encoding glutamate--tRNA ligase, producing MPEVRTRFAPSPTGYLHIGGARTALFNWLFARHFQGKFILRIEDTDRARSTEESIRAIYDGMEWLGLNWDEGPYLQTERFSIYREYIEKLIKKGKAYYCCCTPQELEEKRKLALAEGKKPKYDGKCRGLDKPESGKPHAVRFKAPIEGTTVVNDAIKGEVRFENSELDDLIIQRSDGYPTYNFTVVVDDITMGITHVIRGDDHLNNTPKQILLYQALESSLPQFAHVPMILGTDKTRLSKRHGATSVMAYKELGYLPQAVMNYLVRLGWSYGDQEILSRDELIEKFSLDNVGKSAGVFNPEKLLWLNAHYIKEENPENLAELLIPFIKKRGYPVENNEVLQKITLAFKERSKTLVEMAEDSEFFFKEGIEYNKKAAEKFLTPDTVEIFQILIKRLNQLQTFNQQAIEEVLKEVSSQKDIKLGKIAQPVRVSLTGSTASPGIYEVVEILGKEKVIDRLKKAVEFMAS from the coding sequence ATGCCGGAAGTTCGAACAAGGTTTGCACCAAGTCCTACAGGATATTTGCATATCGGTGGTGCAAGGACAGCCCTTTTTAACTGGCTCTTTGCCCGACATTTTCAAGGCAAATTCATTCTAAGGATAGAAGATACCGATCGGGCCCGCTCAACCGAAGAATCTATCCGGGCTATCTATGACGGAATGGAATGGCTGGGGTTGAATTGGGATGAAGGTCCCTACCTTCAGACAGAACGTTTCAGTATCTACAGGGAATATATCGAAAAACTAATTAAAAAGGGTAAGGCATATTACTGCTGCTGCACACCCCAGGAGCTTGAGGAAAAGAGGAAACTGGCTCTGGCAGAAGGCAAAAAACCCAAATATGATGGCAAATGTAGGGGGCTGGATAAACCTGAATCAGGGAAACCCCATGCTGTCAGATTCAAAGCCCCAATAGAAGGAACAACCGTAGTCAATGATGCAATAAAAGGTGAAGTGCGGTTTGAGAACTCAGAACTGGATGATCTTATAATTCAGAGGTCTGATGGATACCCAACCTATAATTTCACTGTAGTCGTAGATGACATAACAATGGGGATTACCCATGTTATAAGGGGAGACGACCACCTCAACAACACCCCTAAACAAATCTTGTTGTATCAGGCACTTGAATCTTCTCTGCCACAATTCGCTCATGTTCCTATGATATTGGGAACTGACAAAACGCGTTTGAGCAAACGGCACGGTGCCACATCAGTTATGGCTTACAAAGAGCTTGGGTATCTCCCCCAGGCTGTGATGAACTATCTGGTCAGGCTGGGCTGGTCATATGGGGACCAGGAGATACTCTCCAGAGATGAATTAATAGAAAAATTCTCTCTGGATAATGTAGGGAAATCTGCCGGGGTATTTAACCCCGAGAAACTGTTATGGCTCAATGCCCATTACATAAAAGAGGAGAATCCTGAAAATCTGGCAGAGTTATTGATTCCTTTTATAAAAAAAAGAGGCTACCCAGTCGAAAATAACGAAGTTTTGCAAAAGATAACCCTTGCTTTCAAAGAAAGAAGCAAGACATTAGTTGAAATGGCAGAGGATTCGGAGTTCTTCTTCAAGGAAGGGATTGAGTATAATAAGAAAGCGGCTGAAAAGTTTTTGACACCGGATACAGTAGAGATATTTCAGATTCTGATTAAGAGGCTTAACCAATTACAGACCTTCAACCAGCAAGCAATTGAGGAGGTACTCAAAGAAGTATCCTCTCAAAAAGACATAAAGCTTGGGAAAATAGCCCAGCCTGTAAGAGTTTCCCTGACCGGATCAACTGCAAGCCCGGGGATATATGAGGTAGTTGAGATACTTGGGAAAGAAAAAGTCATAGACAGGCTTAAAAAGGCGGTAGAATTTATGGCTTCGTAA
- the cas6 gene encoding CRISPR system precrRNA processing endoribonuclease RAMP protein Cas6, with the protein MLYGKYLFSSVFEDNAILPPYKGSSFRGVFGIALKKVVCALRKQDCKDCLLREKCVYSFVFETPAARDEPGDRKRVASPPHPYVIEPSDTKRISFKEGEPFDFFLLLFGKANDYLPYFIYAFEQMGKLGIGKKIDGKRARFLLKKVICNGKLAYSGETGKITTDKCTEELQIENFMPDDLANVHRIDISLKTPLRLKFQNRLEADLPFHILTRAMLRRVYSLQNYYGSGEPSLDYRGIVDRAKTVETVNSSLRWFDWERYSNKQDQSMLMGGIVGEVSYSGDLTEFMPFVRFCEKVHIGKQTSFGLGKIEITGIY; encoded by the coding sequence ATGCTCTATGGAAAATACCTTTTTTCCAGTGTCTTCGAGGACAATGCCATCCTTCCCCCTTACAAAGGGTCCTCATTTCGTGGTGTTTTTGGCATAGCACTAAAAAAGGTTGTCTGTGCTTTAAGAAAACAGGATTGTAAAGATTGCCTCTTACGGGAAAAATGCGTTTACTCTTTCGTCTTTGAGACACCTGCCGCAAGAGATGAACCCGGCGATCGAAAGAGAGTCGCATCACCACCCCACCCTTATGTGATTGAGCCTTCTGATACCAAAAGAATCTCATTCAAAGAAGGAGAGCCTTTTGACTTCTTCCTGCTCCTTTTCGGCAAGGCGAATGACTATTTGCCATATTTTATATATGCCTTTGAACAGATGGGCAAGCTCGGCATCGGAAAAAAGATCGACGGGAAAAGAGCCCGGTTTCTCCTAAAAAAGGTCATATGCAATGGCAAACTCGCATACTCAGGAGAAACAGGGAAGATTACCACAGATAAATGTACCGAAGAACTTCAAATCGAAAACTTCATGCCCGATGATCTTGCAAATGTCCACCGTATAGACATTTCCCTTAAAACACCCCTCCGTCTCAAATTTCAGAACAGACTTGAGGCAGACCTACCTTTTCACATCCTGACCCGGGCTATGTTGCGGAGGGTATACTCCCTTCAGAATTACTATGGGAGCGGAGAACCCTCTCTTGATTACAGAGGTATTGTTGATAGGGCAAAAACCGTTGAAACTGTAAATTCGTCCCTGAGATGGTTTGACTGGGAGCGGTATTCCAACAAGCAGGATCAATCCATGCTCATGGGCGGCATCGTTGGTGAGGTGAGTTATTCAGGAGACCTCACCGAATTCATGCCCTTTGTCAGGTTTTGTGAGAAGGTTCATATAGGCAAACAGACCTCGTTCGGCTTGGGAAAAATTGAAATTACAGGGATATACTAA